The following are encoded in a window of Vibrio azureus genomic DNA:
- a CDS encoding Ig-like domain-containing protein, with amino-acid sequence MSVYKTKQYKKLGLAVLCGGMLLNPISQAIAVEFSSHAVAESESQYWSSYKLEVKNSGSESAELRNAVIEFVLPEALNNIGWASTDLSYPSLSIDHTPVDGGVLHSVTVDFSQGSWVDSSLEADESFALTLAFGSKLTDLTGLESSVEVKLDGETVPTPDVSLDILSPAPNTIAYVGSSVDILAEIDGQGADKVEFWINNTRLAQQSVVTGTTEYQQTWKPTELGETVISVMAFDSAGKKLTESKVQISVDSDADASNPPEIEFLSPNLNASFQKGDVVTVAANVTDSDDDLSTVKILANNAEICSFDAKATQNFSCDWSANQAGTTTLRVEAQDEESHVAHKSLSITVTETSSSCGDVAPYQDGTSYNVGDKVTNVGNIYECTIFGWCGNPVWTPGTGHPSYPNAWKDAWNEVGECDPNPLPEVQINSPFNGQKIAPNQPFDVVIAATDDTEVTRVDVKLNGQVVASENEASEGDIFTVNVPAQVEGQYTLQAVAFDDQGASSETESVSIAITDKDLVVSLTSPADGSRFFEGRAISIKADAKSYEGDIDHVDFMANGKVLFKDSEAPFEYEWLGVQAGEYQVSAKAVNTNNQTQTSAVSNILVQESTGGAGLANNPDRSISYLTSWGLNDFEELNNSEGDGYLLSFGKWDSQGNITISDQMVEAPEYNPDWLRSQYLAWTTLKHNKENVSMMVAFGGQNYESIWSAIGTEQSREAVANGLVKLVNTPFPVYKKNLKPEEVVGQCLATNSNGDCDYSKYQLAGYVQIDGLDFDFEKAARITDKENQDLTALIKLIRQKVGDSKILSLTTYHVGADPVECANSNVFENCSFIDAGGRSGHHGEIIDLLKETKDDFDFFNVMTYDAGKEFLYKVAMNNFATYVGDKSKIVLGNTINKQWGPNGSFVETRENNLERAKWQKDNGYGGFFMWTLGSNSQSLSMSEQVNYFNDMISVSK; translated from the coding sequence ATGAGTGTGTACAAAACAAAACAATATAAGAAATTAGGCCTAGCGGTTCTTTGTGGTGGGATGCTTTTAAATCCTATTTCACAGGCAATAGCAGTGGAGTTTTCTTCACATGCAGTGGCTGAATCAGAAAGCCAATATTGGAGCAGTTATAAACTTGAAGTGAAAAACTCAGGTTCTGAAAGTGCTGAACTTAGAAATGCAGTGATTGAGTTTGTTCTACCAGAAGCCTTGAATAATATTGGTTGGGCTTCTACTGACTTGTCTTATCCATCATTATCTATTGATCATACACCTGTTGATGGTGGAGTGCTTCATTCTGTAACCGTCGATTTTTCTCAAGGTTCATGGGTGGATTCTTCTCTTGAGGCTGATGAAAGTTTCGCTTTAACTCTTGCATTTGGTTCTAAGCTCACTGATTTAACTGGTTTGGAAAGCTCTGTAGAGGTAAAACTTGATGGCGAAACTGTTCCGACGCCTGATGTCTCTTTAGACATATTGTCTCCAGCACCTAATACGATTGCATATGTTGGTTCGAGTGTAGATATTTTGGCGGAAATTGATGGCCAAGGTGCTGATAAAGTCGAGTTTTGGATTAACAACACTCGTCTAGCACAACAATCTGTTGTTACTGGCACAACTGAATATCAGCAAACATGGAAACCAACAGAGTTAGGTGAAACTGTGATTTCAGTTATGGCTTTTGATTCTGCAGGTAAGAAGTTAACTGAATCAAAAGTTCAAATCTCTGTTGATTCTGATGCTGATGCTTCTAATCCACCGGAAATTGAGTTTCTATCACCGAATTTGAATGCTTCATTCCAGAAAGGTGATGTTGTCACTGTTGCGGCGAATGTAACAGATTCCGACGATGATCTATCGACAGTAAAGATCTTGGCAAATAATGCTGAGATTTGCAGCTTCGATGCTAAGGCGACGCAAAATTTCTCCTGTGATTGGTCTGCAAATCAAGCGGGCACGACTACTCTGCGTGTTGAAGCTCAGGATGAAGAATCTCATGTTGCTCACAAAAGTTTGTCCATCACTGTAACAGAAACGAGCTCAAGCTGTGGCGACGTTGCTCCATACCAAGATGGCACTTCATACAATGTTGGCGATAAAGTCACTAATGTTGGTAATATTTATGAATGTACTATTTTTGGTTGGTGTGGCAACCCTGTTTGGACACCAGGAACAGGTCATCCAAGTTATCCAAATGCTTGGAAAGATGCATGGAACGAAGTGGGTGAGTGTGATCCAAATCCACTACCAGAAGTCCAAATTAACTCTCCATTTAATGGTCAAAAGATTGCTCCAAATCAGCCATTTGATGTTGTTATCGCAGCAACGGACGATACCGAAGTCACTCGAGTTGATGTGAAGCTAAATGGACAGGTTGTTGCATCGGAAAATGAGGCAAGTGAAGGGGATATCTTTACTGTTAACGTACCAGCCCAAGTGGAAGGTCAGTACACACTTCAAGCGGTTGCATTTGACGATCAAGGGGCAAGTTCAGAAACAGAATCAGTGTCTATTGCAATCACAGACAAAGATCTTGTGGTTTCTTTGACTTCACCTGCTGATGGTTCTCGTTTCTTTGAAGGTCGCGCAATCTCAATAAAAGCCGATGCAAAGAGCTATGAAGGAGACATCGATCATGTTGACTTTATGGCTAATGGCAAAGTGCTATTTAAAGACTCTGAAGCGCCATTTGAATATGAGTGGTTAGGCGTCCAAGCTGGCGAATATCAAGTTTCAGCTAAGGCCGTGAATACTAACAATCAAACCCAAACTTCTGCGGTGTCGAACATTTTGGTGCAAGAAAGTACAGGTGGAGCAGGTTTAGCAAATAACCCAGACCGTTCGATCAGTTACCTAACTTCATGGGGATTGAATGACTTTGAAGAACTGAATAATTCGGAAGGTGACGGTTACTTATTGTCATTTGGTAAATGGGATTCACAAGGTAACATCACCATTTCTGATCAAATGGTTGAAGCTCCGGAGTACAACCCAGACTGGCTACGTTCTCAGTACCTTGCATGGACGACGTTGAAGCACAACAAAGAAAACGTCTCTATGATGGTTGCTTTTGGTGGGCAGAACTACGAAAGCATCTGGTCTGCAATTGGTACCGAACAAAGCCGTGAAGCTGTGGCGAATGGATTGGTTAAGTTAGTTAATACGCCATTCCCAGTATATAAGAAGAACCTTAAACCAGAGGAAGTGGTAGGTCAGTGTCTTGCTACAAATAGCAATGGTGACTGTGATTACTCTAAATATCAGCTTGCAGGTTACGTGCAAATTGATGGTTTAGACTTCGACTTTGAAAAGGCAGCACGTATCACCGACAAAGAGAATCAGGATCTTACGGCGTTGATCAAGCTGATTCGACAAAAAGTGGGTGATAGCAAGATCCTTTCATTAACCACTTACCATGTTGGTGCGGACCCAGTTGAATGTGCAAACTCAAACGTGTTTGAAAACTGCTCATTTATTGATGCTGGTGGTCGTTCAGGTCACCATGGTGAAATTATTGATCTTCTGAAAGAGACAAAAGACGACTTTGACTTCTTTAATGTAATGACTTATGACGCAGGTAAAGAATTCTTGTATAAAGTTGCCATGAACAACTTCGCAACCTATGTCGGTGACAAGTCTAAAATTGTTTTGGGTAATACGATCAATAAACAATGGGGACCAAACGGTAGCTTTGTAGAAACGAGAGAAAATAACCTAGAGCGAGCTAAATGGCAGAAGGATAATGGTTACGGTGGCTTCTTTATGTGGACACTTGGTTCTAATTCACAGAGCCTATCCATGTCAGAGCAAGTGAATTACTTCAACGATATGATCAGTGTAAGTAAATAA
- a CDS encoding SpoIIE family protein phosphatase — MDSILLVDDSKTVLCYMSSALQKHGYEIITVENGEDALQTLIKRDDIQFVISDLLMPGISGIELCRRLKSECFTRYIFFVLLSSKNDQDSIIKGMDAGADDFVDKKTSVGELQARIRAGFRTLNLHNMITARNQELDSAYQMIQRDLDAASELIEQLLPIEEHIHSARFNYAYLPCSKIGGDMLGYIELDDEHVAFYVFDVSGHGISAALMAFSIQQTLSQKNKIESITLDWNEEGSQIRQPAEVVERLNRLYQQTPQSQIYFTIEYAVLNTRTGQLQYCTAGHPKFIWQKKYNKFELVGDDNFMVGMLEPMMYQSGTLQMEPRDTLWFFSDGLLEARKGTTLFGMDRLISAINKVQSRCTKEQANIILEEVQRWQNKREMEDDVSLLRVSWLGPQANTLEHPKKLKMERSYYGSLESSRRASKDVTAFLNVQFVPRNIVQAMELCVVELMNNAFIHSYKEQDGQQIELLCEVFKESEPKVMISITNFGEAIKESVFQSHVSREIQAPNLLDEASWSASGRGLMLIAEMTDDFYFKTNSYGNTFTVFKSS; from the coding sequence ATGGATTCTATATTACTGGTCGACGATAGTAAGACAGTTTTATGTTACATGAGTAGTGCATTACAAAAACATGGCTACGAGATCATCACAGTTGAAAACGGTGAAGACGCTTTACAGACCTTGATCAAACGGGATGACATTCAATTTGTGATCAGCGATCTCCTCATGCCCGGTATCAGTGGTATTGAGTTATGCCGTAGACTTAAATCTGAATGTTTCACACGTTATATTTTTTTTGTATTACTCTCTTCTAAGAATGATCAAGACTCGATCATTAAAGGTATGGATGCTGGTGCTGATGATTTTGTAGATAAGAAGACATCGGTTGGTGAGCTTCAAGCTCGAATCAGAGCAGGGTTTAGGACTTTGAACTTGCATAATATGATTACGGCTAGAAACCAAGAACTCGACTCTGCTTATCAGATGATCCAAAGGGATTTGGATGCGGCAAGTGAACTCATTGAGCAATTGCTGCCAATTGAAGAGCATATTCACTCGGCCAGATTTAATTATGCCTATTTACCATGCTCCAAAATTGGTGGGGATATGCTGGGGTATATCGAGTTGGATGATGAACATGTCGCTTTTTATGTTTTTGATGTTTCTGGGCATGGTATATCAGCGGCTCTAATGGCTTTCTCTATCCAGCAAACGCTATCGCAAAAAAATAAAATTGAGTCGATAACGCTAGACTGGAATGAAGAAGGCTCTCAAATTCGGCAACCCGCAGAGGTCGTAGAGAGACTAAATCGGCTGTACCAGCAAACACCACAAAGCCAAATCTATTTCACGATTGAATATGCGGTTCTCAATACTCGAACAGGCCAGCTGCAATACTGTACAGCAGGTCACCCTAAGTTTATTTGGCAAAAGAAATATAACAAATTCGAGCTGGTAGGTGATGATAACTTCATGGTTGGTATGCTGGAGCCTATGATGTACCAAAGTGGCACATTGCAAATGGAGCCTAGGGACACATTGTGGTTTTTTTCTGATGGTCTTTTAGAGGCCAGAAAAGGGACAACTCTATTTGGTATGGATAGGCTCATCTCTGCAATCAATAAGGTGCAAAGTAGGTGTACCAAAGAACAAGCGAATATTATATTGGAAGAGGTTCAAAGGTGGCAAAACAAACGAGAAATGGAAGATGATGTCAGCTTGTTAAGAGTTTCTTGGCTTGGGCCACAAGCAAATACACTCGAGCATCCAAAAAAGTTGAAAATGGAACGCTCATACTATGGTTCACTTGAAAGCTCTCGGCGAGCCAGTAAAGATGTTACCGCTTTTCTTAATGTTCAATTTGTGCCAAGAAATATTGTACAGGCGATGGAACTCTGTGTAGTTGAACTCATGAATAATGCATTCATTCATTCATACAAAGAGCAAGATGGCCAACAAATAGAGTTGTTATGTGAAGTTTTTAAAGAGAGTGAACCCAAAGTGATGATTAGTATCACGAACTTTGGAGAGGCAATCAAAGAAAGCGTTTTTCAATCTCATGTATCGAGAGAAATTCAAGCGCCTAACCTACTTGATGAAGCCAGTTGGTCAGCCTCGGGGAGAGGGCTTATGCTTATCGCTGAAATGACTGATGATTTTTATTTTAAGACGAATAGTTATGGGAATACATTCACTGTATTTAAATCTTCTTAG